The sequence below is a genomic window from Anaerolineales bacterium.
GCGTCGCGGGTTTGGTTCAGGGCGTGGGCGTCGGCGATGAAATAAAACGCCCGATACTCCTTCGCCAATTCCAGCGCGGGGCGGATCATTCCCAGATAGTTACCTAAGTGCGGGATGCCGGTCGGTTTTATCCCTGACAACGCGATTCTTTTCACGGATACCTTCGATACGCGGAGGGCTCGGTTTGGCGCGGGACTTATTTCCTGCTCTACCGCGTCATCCGCTGAAATTGGATTTGGCCAGATCAACGCCGGCGTTCCGGATTTCGTTTCTCCAAGTAGATCATCATCGCCCGATCGTTCATCGGCTCCCGGTGGAATTCCCGGTAGCCGTTCTTTTCGTAGAGGCGCAGGTTGCGCCGGCTGAGTTCGCCGGTGAACAGCTCGAACCGCTCCGCGTCGGGGAAATGCGCTTCGATCGCCTGCAGCAGACGGCCGCCGATCCCGCGGTTCTGGCAGGTGGGATGGACGATCAGCCGGCCGACGCGGCAGGTCGCGTCACGGAGCTCTCCGCGCACCGAGCCGACGATCCGCCCGTCGAGGGTCGCCTTCAGGAACCGCTTGACGCCGAATTCGGAGGCGATCTCCGCCGGAGTCTGCCGCAGGGGGGCGATGGAATAATCGTGATAGAGCTCGGCCTCGCTGCGGTAGGCGAGGATCTGCAGGGCCAGGATTTCCGCCGCATCCTCGATCCGCGCCGGTTCGATCCGTGCGGCCAGACCCCGTTCCGCGCGGCGCGCCGAATCGATGAAGGCCGCCACCCGGCCGCGGTCCTTCTTCCCCGCGGCCGATTCCACGCCCGACGCCGTATCCACCCCCCACGGGCGCACCGCGCGGACGGCGTCGCCCACGTTTTCCGGGGTCAGACCGCCGGCGAGGAAAACCGGACGGCGCGCGGCCACCGTCCGGGCCCAATCCCAATCCGCCGTGCGTCCGGTGCCCCCGTACCGCCCGGCGACGTTCGCATCCAGCAGCAGCGCCGGTTCGTCCGCGGCGGCCATCCGCGCGAGGGCGTCCTCGCCGATCGGCGCGCGGACTGCCTTGAAGGCCCGGATGCCCGCCTCCGAGAGCGCCGCCAGCGCCTGGGGCGGCTCGTCGCCCGAAAGCTGGACCGCATCCAAACCGCAGCGCTTGACGATGCGGATGACGTCGGCCGGCGGGTGGTTGACGAAAACGCCGGCGCTGGCCGTGCGCGGAAAATCCTTCCGCAAGGCGGCGACGATTTTCTCGCATTCCAGCTCGGCGATCGAC
It includes:
- a CDS encoding GNAT family N-acetyltransferase, producing MIVKICGLTNLEDARDAAELGADYLGFNFYPKSPRSIAELECEKIVAALRKDFPRTASAGVFVNHPPADVIRIVKRCGLDAVQLSGDEPPQALAALSEAGIRAFKAVRAPIGEDALARMAAADEPALLLDANVAGRYGGTGRTADWDWARTVAARRPVFLAGGLTPENVGDAVRAVRPWGVDTASGVESAAGKKDRGRVAAFIDSARRAERGLAARIEPARIEDAAEILALQILAYRSEAELYHDYSIAPLRQTPAEIASEFGVKRFLKATLDGRIVGSVRGELRDATCRVGRLIVHPTCQNRGIGGRLLQAIEAHFPDAERFELFTGELSRRNLRLYEKNGYREFHREPMNDRAMMIYLEKRNPERRR